Proteins encoded in a region of the Syntrophorhabdus sp. genome:
- a CDS encoding type II toxin-antitoxin system RelE/ParE family toxin: MGYTLRYHPSVKTEDLPKLDKRTAARIREAIETRLLTAPEEYGEPLRRTLKGYWKLRVGDYRVVFRVRDSDILILGIIHRKEVYRVMEKKRTKDSKR; this comes from the coding sequence ATGGGCTACACGCTCAGGTACCATCCATCCGTAAAGACCGAGGACCTGCCGAAGCTCGACAAACGGACAGCCGCCAGGATAAGAGAGGCCATAGAGACACGGCTCCTCACGGCGCCGGAGGAGTACGGCGAGCCCCTCAGGCGAACCCTGAAAGGTTACTGGAAGCTCCGTGTCGGCGACTACCGCGTGGTTTTCCGCGTTCGGGACAGTGATATTCTCATCCTCGGGATCATTCACCGGAAAGAAGTCTACCGGGTCATGGAGAAAAAGAGGACCAAAGATTCAAAGAGATAG
- a CDS encoding ribbon-helix-helix protein, CopG family gives MPTKNARVNVVLEKPLYAAVGEIAKRQGLSKSMVVRDLVREAIELREDVALAAFAEGREKTFGTGEALTHEDVWS, from the coding sequence ATGCCGACCAAGAACGCGAGGGTCAATGTTGTATTGGAGAAACCCCTTTACGCGGCCGTGGGCGAGATAGCGAAAAGACAAGGGCTGTCCAAATCCATGGTCGTAAGGGACCTGGTCCGGGAAGCGATCGAGCTCCGCGAGGACGTGGCCCTTGCCGCATTTGCCGAAGGCCGGGAGAAGACCTTCGGGACCGGAGAGGCTCTGACGCACGAGGACGTGTGGAGCTGA
- a CDS encoding TraY domain-containing protein: MEDSCHTNTAGGINTLVIRLSPEIEKRLEDLAKKTGRTKTFYARAAITEYIEDLEDIYLAEKRLEDIRTGRSKTIPIEEIMSRYDLEG, encoded by the coding sequence ATGGAAGATTCCTGCCATACTAACACAGCAGGAGGCATAAATACGCTTGTAATAAGACTTTCACCGGAGATCGAAAAACGCCTTGAGGACCTGGCGAAGAAGACGGGAAGAACGAAAACCTTTTATGCCAGGGCCGCAATAACCGAATATATCGAAGACCTCGAAGATATTTACCTGGCGGAGAAAAGACTGGAAGACATACGAACCGGCAGGAGCAAAACCATTCCCATCGAAGAGATCATGAGCCGGTATGACCTGGAAGGTTGA